The genome window GTCAAGGTCCCGGGGGAATCCGGCGCGTTGCCGGTGGTGGCTGCCCCGATGGGCGCCGCGCCGGGCGATCGACTCGACAGCCTGGCCACGACCGAGTCCGTTGGTGGCGGCACGCTGGCGCTGGCCTCACTGGGTGTGGCTGGCATAGCTCTGTTCGCGGTCGGGGTCACCGTCTTTGCCACCGGCCGCAGGAGCGCGGCTCCCTCCAAGGTCACGGTCAGCCGGTAGCCGCCAGCATCGCTGGTGTGTGTTGCTGCGCACGGCGACGTGCTCCTGCGGCCCGGCTGGCCGGCCGCTCCCGATCAGTCTCAGCGTCACCCCAAGAGAAGAGTCCGTGATGATCTCACCCTCGCGACGCGTCGCTGGAGTGCTGGCCGGCACCCTGGCAGGGCTGTTGCTTTCCAGCCCCGCGCAGGCAGCTGAGCCGAGCGGCCTGACCGAGCCGGTTCGCGCGACACACGCCGATCTGAGCCCGACCCGCATGTACTCCAGCCCGGCGCTTGCCGTCGACCCCGAGAATCCGCTGCGGGTGGTGGCCGGCTTCGCTGATCTGCTGACCCGCCGGTGCGGCCTGCTCCGGTCGGCCGACGGTGGCGCCACCTGGACGCAACCGGAGGGCTCCCCCAACACGGCCGACTACCCGTTCTGCTCGCAGAGTCAGGGCGGAGTGATCCAGGCGCCCGTGGCCTTCGGTGGGGGCGGGATGCTCTACATGGCGCTCGGCGGGTGGTCGCCGCAAGAGTCCAGCCGAGCGGGCGGAGCGGTGCTGGTGGCGCGGTCGGCGGACCTGGGAGATTCCTGGCAGACGTCGGTGGTGCGTACCAGCCGTGGGAAGACCGGTAAAGAGGCCGAGAACCTCCGCCCGGTGCAGGGCCTCGCCGTCGAGCGTCGCGGTGGTGACGACGACGTCGTGTATCTCACCTTCAGCAAGGTGTTGCCCGGATTCAAGGCGCCCGATGCGGTGCCGCCCGGTGCCATGGTGGCGGTGTCCCGGGACGGGGGTCGCACCTTCGACGAAGGTGTGGACCTCGCGGACGGGGTCTTCGACTCCGCAGACCTTCGCCAGCAGGCACTGAGCGCCACTCCACCCCCGCCCGGAGGCCCGGGTGGGGGTGGTCCTCCGGAGCTGCCGCCGGCCGGCACGAAGGGTGCCACTCCCGACCAGGCGGCGAATTTCGGCGGTCGAGGCGGGCGCAACGGCACCGTTGTCGGGGTCGACGGCGAGGGGACGGCGTACGTCCTGTGGGGCGCCGGGGCGGTGAACATCGTTCCGCGCACCGCGCAGGCGCTGTTCCTGTCCCGGTCGTCCGACGACGGGAAGAACTGGACCACCACGCAGGCGACCCCGTTCGGCCCGGACAACCCCACGGGCGGGCCGGCCTTCGCCGGGCAGCAGATGGCCGTCGCCGAGGACGGCACGCTGCACATCGTCTACGGGCTCAACCCCCGTCCGAAGCTGGCGGCGTACGGCGAGGTGTACCACCGCGTCTCCCGCGACGGGGGCAAGACCTGGAGCGATCTCGGGGCGCTCAGCGACGACGCACCCGAGGACCTGGCGGCTCAGTTCTTCCCCAACATCAGCATCGCGCCGAACGGGCGGCTCGACGTCGTCTGGTGGGACACCCGGAGCGATCCGGGGATCCGCTCCAACGACGTCTACTACAGCTCTTCCGACGACGGCGGTGAGTCCTGGAGCGACAACCGGCGCATCACCGACCAGAGCGTGGACCGCCGCTTCGGGGTCTACGGGCTCGGCTACGACATCGCCGCGCCGCCGGGGGTCGCCTCCACCGACGCCTTCGCCCTCTTCGGGTGGGACGACACCCGCAACAGTGGCCCGCCGCCCACCGGACTCGACGCCCGGAACGGCACAGGAGTGCAGGACATCTACACCTCGGCGGCACAGTTCGCACCGGTGGCTGTGCAGGGTTCGAGCACTGCCCGGATCATCTTGGCCGGTGTCGTCGGCCTGTTGATGGCCGGTCTGTTCCTGACCATCGCCTTCCTGGTGACGAGACGGCGGCTCGCGTCACAGCCGGGGCACGCGCACGAGAGCTTGAGTGGCCTCCAGCCCACCGACGCGGCGGGCAGGGTGCCGCGATAGCCGAGGCAGCAGGATCGGTGTCACCGCGGTACCGAAGCCGGCGGGCGCGGTCTCAGTGGGCCGCGCCCCCCGGGGCCGGCTCGACCAGCTCGACCAGCACCCCACCGGCGCTCTTCGGATGTACGAAGTTCACCCGGCTGCCCGCTGTGCCCTTCTTCGGCTCGTCGTAGAGCAGGCGCATGCCCTGGCTGCGCAGGTGGTCGCTGACCTCCTCGATCGAGTCGACCCGGTAGGCCATCTGCTGGATGCCGGGGCCGCTCCTGTCGAGGAACTTCCCGATCGGGCTGTCCGGCGACAGCGGGGCGAGCAGCTGCAGGTAGGTACCGGAGTCGCCCACCTCGAGCATCGCCTCGCGTACGCCCTGCTCCTCGTTGACCTCTGTGTGCACGCAGCGCATGCCGAAGCCGGTCTCGTACATCGCGATGGCGGCATCGAGATCGGCGACGGCGATGCCGACGTGGTCGATGTGCGTGATCTGCACGGACAGGCTCCTTCGCGGCGGTGGGTTGCTGCTGGGTATCGTCGCAGCACCGCATCTCAGACCCCAGGAGGTCCCCTGTGACCCGCTCCGTTCTCGTCGCCGGCGCCCGTA of Mycobacteriales bacterium contains these proteins:
- a CDS encoding sialidase family protein produces the protein MISPSRRVAGVLAGTLAGLLLSSPAQAAEPSGLTEPVRATHADLSPTRMYSSPALAVDPENPLRVVAGFADLLTRRCGLLRSADGGATWTQPEGSPNTADYPFCSQSQGGVIQAPVAFGGGGMLYMALGGWSPQESSRAGGAVLVARSADLGDSWQTSVVRTSRGKTGKEAENLRPVQGLAVERRGGDDDVVYLTFSKVLPGFKAPDAVPPGAMVAVSRDGGRTFDEGVDLADGVFDSADLRQQALSATPPPPGGPGGGGPPELPPAGTKGATPDQAANFGGRGGRNGTVVGVDGEGTAYVLWGAGAVNIVPRTAQALFLSRSSDDGKNWTTTQATPFGPDNPTGGPAFAGQQMAVAEDGTLHIVYGLNPRPKLAAYGEVYHRVSRDGGKTWSDLGALSDDAPEDLAAQFFPNISIAPNGRLDVVWWDTRSDPGIRSNDVYYSSSDDGGESWSDNRRITDQSVDRRFGVYGLGYDIAAPPGVASTDAFALFGWDDTRNSGPPPTGLDARNGTGVQDIYTSAAQFAPVAVQGSSTARIILAGVVGLLMAGLFLTIAFLVTRRRLASQPGHAHESLSGLQPTDAAGRVPR
- the mce gene encoding methylmalonyl-CoA epimerase, with protein sequence MTHIDHVGIAVADLDAAIAMYETGFGMRCVHTEVNEEQGVREAMLEVGDSGTYLQLLAPLSPDSPIGKFLDRSGPGIQQMAYRVDSIEEVSDHLRSQGMRLLYDEPKKGTAGSRVNFVHPKSAGGVLVELVEPAPGGAAH